Proteins encoded together in one Cherax quadricarinatus isolate ZL_2023a chromosome 33, ASM3850222v1, whole genome shotgun sequence window:
- the LOC128693949 gene encoding uncharacterized protein isoform X2: MSDKLRYLAIILLVLLFVVSAMGGSNSRYRFFASASTSGVCLSFRHSKNITDCCNGDDHLQRFYVTKTGRSTGVFHSMNLNKILCYDDNKGRFKLVKRKYLRVDQCRHMRSKRRHRREARRPSKKPPVCPFSNRDKEILQNPKGNLRCVLHETQGGSGYTYISVENNAKYLGVRAGRVQKLLSKRNSRREPREKNRQFMVMSQGDMFKISNALCER; this comes from the exons ATGAGTGACAA ATTGAGATACCTCGCCATAATTCTGCTGGTTCTGCTGTTTGTG GTCTCAGCAATGGGGGGAAGCAACAGTCGGTATAGATTCTTCGCCTCAGCGTCCACCTCCGGCGTGTGCCTCTCCTTCAGACACAGCAAGAACATCACCGACTGCTGCAACGGTGACGACCATCTTC AAAGATTCTACGTAACGAAGACAGGACGCTCGACGGGTGTCTTCCACTCCATGAACCTCAATAAGATTCTCTGCTACGATGATAACAAAGGCAGATTCAAGCTTGTCAAGAGG AAATACTTGAGGGTAGACCAATGCAGACACATGCGCAGCAAGCGACGTCACCGCAGAGAGGCCAGAAGGCCCTCGAAGAAGCCTCCCGTCTGTCCCTTCAGCAACAGGGACAAGGAGATCTTGCAGAACCCAAAGGGGAACCTCCGCTGCGTCCTTCACGAGACACAGGGAGGCTCCGGCTACACTTACATCTCCGTCGAGAATAATGCCAAGTACCTGGGCGTGAGGGCAGGGCGAGTGCAGAAACTCCTCAGCAAAAGGAATTCGAGAAGAGAGCCTAGGGAGAAAAACAGACAATTCATGGTAATGAGCCAAGGGGACATGTTCAAAATCAGTAATGCGCTGTGTGAGCGCTGA
- the LOC128693949 gene encoding uncharacterized protein isoform X1 has translation MIFNRLRYLAIILLVLLFVVSAMGGSNSRYRFFASASTSGVCLSFRHSKNITDCCNGDDHLQRFYVTKTGRSTGVFHSMNLNKILCYDDNKGRFKLVKRKYLRVDQCRHMRSKRRHRREARRPSKKPPVCPFSNRDKEILQNPKGNLRCVLHETQGGSGYTYISVENNAKYLGVRAGRVQKLLSKRNSRREPREKNRQFMVMSQGDMFKISNALCER, from the exons ATTGAGATACCTCGCCATAATTCTGCTGGTTCTGCTGTTTGTG GTCTCAGCAATGGGGGGAAGCAACAGTCGGTATAGATTCTTCGCCTCAGCGTCCACCTCCGGCGTGTGCCTCTCCTTCAGACACAGCAAGAACATCACCGACTGCTGCAACGGTGACGACCATCTTC AAAGATTCTACGTAACGAAGACAGGACGCTCGACGGGTGTCTTCCACTCCATGAACCTCAATAAGATTCTCTGCTACGATGATAACAAAGGCAGATTCAAGCTTGTCAAGAGG AAATACTTGAGGGTAGACCAATGCAGACACATGCGCAGCAAGCGACGTCACCGCAGAGAGGCCAGAAGGCCCTCGAAGAAGCCTCCCGTCTGTCCCTTCAGCAACAGGGACAAGGAGATCTTGCAGAACCCAAAGGGGAACCTCCGCTGCGTCCTTCACGAGACACAGGGAGGCTCCGGCTACACTTACATCTCCGTCGAGAATAATGCCAAGTACCTGGGCGTGAGGGCAGGGCGAGTGCAGAAACTCCTCAGCAAAAGGAATTCGAGAAGAGAGCCTAGGGAGAAAAACAGACAATTCATGGTAATGAGCCAAGGGGACATGTTCAAAATCAGTAATGCGCTGTGTGAGCGCTGA
- the LOC128693949 gene encoding uncharacterized protein isoform X3, which yields MGGSNSRYRFFASASTSGVCLSFRHSKNITDCCNGDDHLQRFYVTKTGRSTGVFHSMNLNKILCYDDNKGRFKLVKRKYLRVDQCRHMRSKRRHRREARRPSKKPPVCPFSNRDKEILQNPKGNLRCVLHETQGGSGYTYISVENNAKYLGVRAGRVQKLLSKRNSRREPREKNRQFMVMSQGDMFKISNALCER from the exons ATGGGGGGAAGCAACAGTCGGTATAGATTCTTCGCCTCAGCGTCCACCTCCGGCGTGTGCCTCTCCTTCAGACACAGCAAGAACATCACCGACTGCTGCAACGGTGACGACCATCTTC AAAGATTCTACGTAACGAAGACAGGACGCTCGACGGGTGTCTTCCACTCCATGAACCTCAATAAGATTCTCTGCTACGATGATAACAAAGGCAGATTCAAGCTTGTCAAGAGG AAATACTTGAGGGTAGACCAATGCAGACACATGCGCAGCAAGCGACGTCACCGCAGAGAGGCCAGAAGGCCCTCGAAGAAGCCTCCCGTCTGTCCCTTCAGCAACAGGGACAAGGAGATCTTGCAGAACCCAAAGGGGAACCTCCGCTGCGTCCTTCACGAGACACAGGGAGGCTCCGGCTACACTTACATCTCCGTCGAGAATAATGCCAAGTACCTGGGCGTGAGGGCAGGGCGAGTGCAGAAACTCCTCAGCAAAAGGAATTCGAGAAGAGAGCCTAGGGAGAAAAACAGACAATTCATGGTAATGAGCCAAGGGGACATGTTCAAAATCAGTAATGCGCTGTGTGAGCGCTGA